A stretch of DNA from Brevibacterium sp. CBA3109:
GCAAATTCGAAAGCTCGCCTTCGGCTGCCATGCGGCCGCACGAGAGGCCTCGGAATATGCGAGTACAGCAGTTGCGCGTGCCTGCGGTCAGGCGGTGGCGGTGGCACATATGGCAGGTCATAGCCGGGAGTTGGTGCGCTATACGAAGAAGGCGCTCGCAGGTAGCGAACTGGCACGCGAACTCGAATGGCAGAAGGCCCATGTACCTGGTCGATTCCGCGAATACGTGTACCCCGACGCTGACGGCTGACGGCTGAGGGTATCGTCCACTCCTCGTTCCATATGGTGGATTCGTGTTGACCAGTTACTGGGACTGACGACAGTATGACAGCAAGAGTTACTGTCGACTTCCCCACCTCGGTGGCGGACCCGAAGGAGTGTCCATGCCCAAGCCCGCGATCATCGGTTGGTCCCATGGAAAGTTCGGGCGCTCCGAGTCGCCGCTTCCTGAGATGATGGCCGACGTTGCCAGGGCCGCCATCGCCGATGCAGGTCTCGAACCTGCCGACATCGACGTCATCCATGTCGGCGTCTACAACAACGGCCTGTCCAGGCAGGGATTCGAGGCAGCACTGCCCGGCGTTGTGTTCCCCGAGCTGGCTCTCACCCCGGCGCATCGGCATGAGAACGCCTGTGCCACAGGCTCTACCGCGGTTTTTGCCGCCCACGATTCCATCGCCGGTGTCTTCGGCGAGATCGCCCGTCAGTACTTCGACCGCTACGGCGACCACTCACAGACCCTCGCGAAGCTGGCCGCGAAGAACCACTCGAACGGCTCCCACAACCCGCTGGCCCACATGCAGAAGGACCTCGGTTTCGAGTTCTGCAACACGGTCTCGGAAAGGAACCCCTATGTCGCCGAACCGCTGCGCCGCACCGACTGCTCGATGGTCTCCGACGGAGCCGTCGCTCTTGTCATGGCCGCCGAAGATGTCGCCGCATCGGCTCCCCAGGCAGTGACCTGGCGCGGCATCGGCAACGCCAACGACTTTGTGCCTTTGTCGAAGCGCGATCCGCTGTCGTTCAGTTTCCCCGGGTCCCGTGGAATCCGCGTTGACCGCAGGTCAGGACTACGACACCTCGAACCAGGCCATCGATCGTTTGGGTGTTCCGGCTGAGATCGCCGAGGCCGTCGCCTGCCTCGCCAGCGATGGTGCTGCCTCCACAATGGGCCAGATCCTGCGCATCGACGGTGGAGCCGTGATGTCGTGAGGCGCCGACTCGGAACCGGAAGGCCACAGGAGAATGGGTAGTCTGGGCGCATGGAGGATCGAGATTCTGCGCGCGCCGCCAAGCATTCATCGTCGCTGACCGAAGCACTCGACGTTCGCTCCGTCGGCTTCACACCTATCAAGGGGGCACGGCATCTGTCGCAGTCGGATGCCGACTTCGACGAGCGCGGACCAGTGGGGGACCGCTGGTACTGCCTCGTCGACGTGGAGAAGCGACAGGTGCTGCGAACCGTGCAGAATCCCTCACTTGTCGCAGTCGTCGCCCGGCTCCACGATGACCATTTGGAGACGAGGCTGCCAGATGGCCGGTCGGTCAGTGCAGTGCCGGAGGTCTCCGGCGAGACGCTGACCTGCGACTACTGGGGTCGACCTGTCGAAGCCGAGCTCACAGACGGGCCACACGACGGGCTGCTGTCAGCCTGGCTCGGCAAATCCGTGCGCCTGGCGAGAGTCCCGCGAGGAGACGTCGTCTACGGTGATCCGGTGTCCATCGTCGCCACAGCCTCCATCCGCGATCTGGGCCGCAAGGTCGACCACCCCGACCTGCTCGCCGAGGCGGCACGGTTCCGGGCGACCTTCCTTATCGACACTGAGGAACCGTTCGTCGAGGAGACCTGGGCCGGGCGCGAGGTGTCGTTGGGTGGTGTCCGTGTCCGGATCGGGGAGACGATTCCTCGATGTGCGGTCATGGATCTGGAGCCGGTGACCGGTGCGCGCGGGCCACGCCTGTTGAAGTCCCTTGCCGCGTACCGTGGTGGCAACGCCAACGGCGAGCCGTTCTTCGGGACCTACGCCCAGGTCGTGGGCGAGTCGTAGTGAACCGGTAGGTCAGCGAACGATATTTCGCGACAAGTGATCCTCAGAATCGATGATGAGTTTATACGTCCACCCATATGTACAAATACTCATTTGTGCTAGATTGTGTGTGTTCGAGCAGAGGGGCAAGACGATGAGCAATGAGGCCGCAGTCAGTCTTGATCTGGCGCTGCGTGCGCTTGCAGATGAAAACCGAAGGGCGATCCTGTCCTCGATCCGGTCGGCACCGCAACCCGTGGGTTCCATCGCAGAGACGACCGGCCTGTCACAACAGACGACTTCCCACCATCTTGGTGTGCTGCAGAAGGCAGGACTCGCAATCGGCACTCGGGACGGCACGCGACACCTGTTCACCGTGGACACCGACGGAATCGCGGCGGTGCGTTCGTACCTGGATGACTTCTGGCCGATCAAGCTGTCGGCACTGAAATCCGTCATTGAAGCCTCGGAGCGTAAAGCACATGGCTGAGTTCCGGGACTCCATCGACATCGCCGCACCTCCCGAAGTGGTGTTCGACTACCTGACGACGAATGCCGGAATGGTGGCGTGGATGGGGCAGTACGCCGACCTGGAGCCGAAAACCGGAGGTCGGTTCGCCGTTGATATCGCCGGGCACCCGGTGCGCGGCGAATACCTGTGCGTCGAGTACCCGAGCCGCGTCGTGGTCTCATGGGGATTCTTCGGCAGCGATGACCTCCCCTCCGGTGCGTCGACGGTCGAATTCCGACTGACGCCGGTCGCTGCCGGCACTCATCTCGAACTCCGTCATTCTGACTTGCCCGAGACAGAAGTCCGTGGCCACGCCCACGGGTGGTCGAACTTCCTGCCGCGTCTGTCCACTGCGGGCGCGGGCGAGAACCCCGGTACTGACCATTGGTTCCCGTTGCCTGACTGAAAGCCCCTGCGTCATCATCGTAAGAAGGAAGAGGAAAGCCCCATGACCCGCAACTTCGCCTACGACCTCGTCAAGAAGTACCACCACGCCTGGACCAGTGGCGATATCGAGACCGCAATGCAATACGTCGCCGATGATGTGATCTGCCGCGCCCCTGGCGTGGACCTCGACGGTAAAGACGCC
This window harbors:
- a CDS encoding putative immunity protein, translated to MKPDPTDLTLPERDRQELITWSVACAERLLPVFSADRPDDWRPREALDGALQFAEGQMTVGQIRKLAFGCHAAAREASEYASTAVARACGQAVAVAHMAGHSRELVRYTKKALAGSELARELEWQKAHVPGRFREYVYPDADG
- a CDS encoding SDR family oxidoreductase; its protein translation is MESALTAGQDYDTSNQAIDRLGVPAEIAEAVACLASDGAASTMGQILRIDGGAVMS
- a CDS encoding MOSC domain-containing protein, translating into MEDRDSARAAKHSSSLTEALDVRSVGFTPIKGARHLSQSDADFDERGPVGDRWYCLVDVEKRQVLRTVQNPSLVAVVARLHDDHLETRLPDGRSVSAVPEVSGETLTCDYWGRPVEAELTDGPHDGLLSAWLGKSVRLARVPRGDVVYGDPVSIVATASIRDLGRKVDHPDLLAEAARFRATFLIDTEEPFVEETWAGREVSLGGVRVRIGETIPRCAVMDLEPVTGARGPRLLKSLAAYRGGNANGEPFFGTYAQVVGES
- a CDS encoding metalloregulator ArsR/SmtB family transcription factor, giving the protein MSLYVHPYVQILICARLCVFEQRGKTMSNEAAVSLDLALRALADENRRAILSSIRSAPQPVGSIAETTGLSQQTTSHHLGVLQKAGLAIGTRDGTRHLFTVDTDGIAAVRSYLDDFWPIKLSALKSVIEASERKAHG
- a CDS encoding SRPBCC domain-containing protein, which encodes MAEFRDSIDIAAPPEVVFDYLTTNAGMVAWMGQYADLEPKTGGRFAVDIAGHPVRGEYLCVEYPSRVVVSWGFFGSDDLPSGASTVEFRLTPVAAGTHLELRHSDLPETEVRGHAHGWSNFLPRLSTAGAGENPGTDHWFPLPD